In one Nicotiana sylvestris chromosome 8, ASM39365v2, whole genome shotgun sequence genomic region, the following are encoded:
- the LOC104210065 gene encoding probable serine/threonine-protein kinase At1g54610 isoform X1, translating to MGCVCGKASPSVKDRRDGQKTRELAKGASTVVSKRRESFRVKEKLENGDAEVGSFGRKGNGSKRVGDDHYVKIKQKLEVSVNSFAGYGVVPKAMEAELIAAGWPSSLASVAGEAINGWLPRKADTFEKLDKIGQGTYSSVYKARDLVNDKVVALKRVRFDKMDSESIKFMAREIVILRRLDHPNIIKLEGLVVSRASCSLYLVFEYMEHDLTGLASLPGIKFTEPQVKCYMRQLLSGLDHCHNRGVLHRDIKGSNLLIDNNGALKIADFGLANFFDNQQSVPLTSRVVTLWYRPPELLLGASHYGAAVDLWSTGCILGELYVAKPIMPGRTEVEQLHKIFKLCGSPTADYWKKTKLSYSAVFKPVQPYKRRIGERFKELPPSAVGLLETLLSIDPSLRGTAAGALESEFFTTKPFACDPLTLPTYPPSKEIDAKLREEEAKRQPTANGSKERQAAPADDANAKLARSMQQGKQTSSNPKSQSDRFNPQKVAASGFRNDPPKASQAVKETVNNHLENLSERFSANEDLSETFSHSVPLALGVGCAKSGMKYDDISIGLNRADISNLAASRSVVSGDARDAAHQVERRARLLDEHSRKQDGKYLTQNYTGSHQFESGRTSLKEANMNGHDYEGNKIYFSGSLLVQSSKVDQMLKDHDRQIQEAARRARLEKARAGQAQARGM from the exons ATGGGTTGTGTTTGTGGGAAAGCTTCTCCGTCTGTCAAAGATAGGCGAGATGGCCAAAAGACGAGAGAATTAGCTAAAGGTGCATCAACTGTGGTGTCAAAGAGAAGAGAAAGTTTCAGGGTGAAGGAGAAGTTGGAAAATGGGGATGCTGAGGTTGGTTCTTTCGGTAGGAAAGGTAATGGATCTAAAAGGGTCGGGGACGATCACtatgtgaaaataaagcaaaagcTTGAAGTTTCTGTGAATAGTTTTGCAGGATATGGAGTTGTCCCGAAAGCCATGGAGGCGGAGTTGATTGCTGCCGGATGGCCTTCTTCGCTTGCTTCTGTGGCCGGTGAAGCTATTAACGGATGGCTTCCACGCAAGGCTGATACTTTTGAGAAATTAGACAAG ATTGGCCAAGGAACTTATAGTAGCGTATACAAGGCACGTGACCTGGTTAATGATAAAGTTGTTGCGCTCAAAAGAGTGAGGTTTGATAAAATGGATTCCGAAAGTATAAAATTTATGGCAAGGGAGATTGTTATTCTGCGGAGGCTTGATCATCCAAATATCATCAAATTGGAAGGTTTAGTTGTATCAAGAGCATCTTGTAGTCTGTACCTTGTCTTCGAGTACATGGAACACGATCTTACTGGATTGGCGTCTCTTCCCGGTATTAAATTTACAGAGCCGCAG GTTAAATGTTACATGCGACAGCTTTTAAGTGGACTTGATCATTGCCATAATCGAGGTGTTCTGCATCGGGATATCAAGGGTTCTAATCTTCTAATTGACAATAATGGCGCTTTAAAGATTGCAGATTTTGGGTTGGCGAACTTTTTCGATAACCAGCAAAGTGTTCCATTAACAAGCCGTGTTGTGACTCTTTGGTATCGACCGCCAGAGCTATTACTTGGAGCAAGTCATTATGGAGCTGCAGTAGACTTGTGGAGTACTGGCTGTATACTTGGAGAATTATATGTCGCCAAGCCTATAATGCCCGGTAGGACAGAG GTGGAGCAACTACATAAAATCTTTAAGCTTTGTGGTTCGCCAACTGCGGATTATTGGAAAAAAACAAAACTATCTTATTCAGCAGTATTTAAACCTGTACAGCCTTACAAACGGCGTATTGGGGAAAGATTTAAGGAGCTTCCTCCATCTGCTGTCGGATTACTGGAGACACTACTTTCTATCGATCCTTCACTTAGAGGAACAGCAGCTGGTGCTCTTGAGAGTGAG TTCTTCACCACAAAGCCATTTGCTTGTGATCCTTTAACTTTGCCGACATATCCTCCCAGCAAGGAAATTGATGCAAAATTGCGGGAAGAGGAAGCTAAAAG GCAACCCACTGCAAATGGATCAAAAGAACGTCAGGCAGCTCCAGCAGATGATGCTAATGCCAAGTTGGCAAGGTCAATGCAG CAGGGGAAGCAGACCAGTTCCAATCCTAAGAGCCAAAGTGATCGGTTCAATCCCCAGAAGGTAGCTGCTTCTGGCTTTCGAAATGATCCACCTAAAGCATCACAAGCAGTGAAAGAAACTGTCAACAATCACCTCGAGAATCTTTCAGAGAGATTTTCAGCCAACGAGGATCTCTCGGAGACATTTTCTCATTCAGTCCCTCTGGCTCTAGGGGTTGGGTGCGCAAAATCTGGGATGAAATATGATGATATTTCTATTGGTCTGAATAGAGCCGACATATCGAACTTAGCAGCATCCAGGTCCGTTGTGTCTGGAGATGCTCGAGATGCAGCCCATCAAGTAGAAAGGCGAGCGCGGTTGCTAGATGAACATTCGAGGAAGCAGGACGGGAAGTATCTCACGCAGAACTATACGGGTTCTCATCAATTTGAAAGTGGAAGGACCAGTTTGAAGGAGGCAAATATG AACGGCCATGATTACGAGGGAAACAAGATCTATTTTTCTGGTTCACTACTAGTTCAATCAAGTAAAGTAGATCAAATGCTTAAAGACCATGATCGTCAGATCCAGGAAGCTGCACGACGAGCGAGGCTGGAGAAGGCAAGAGCAGGTCAAGCTCAGGCTCGAGGAATGTGA
- the LOC104210065 gene encoding probable serine/threonine-protein kinase At1g54610 isoform X3, whose amino-acid sequence MGCVCGKASPSVKDRRDGQKTRELAKGASTVVSKRRESFRVKEKLENGDAEVGSFGRKGYGVVPKAMEAELIAAGWPSSLASVAGEAINGWLPRKADTFEKLDKIGQGTYSSVYKARDLVNDKVVALKRVRFDKMDSESIKFMAREIVILRRLDHPNIIKLEGLVVSRASCSLYLVFEYMEHDLTGLASLPGIKFTEPQVKCYMRQLLSGLDHCHNRGVLHRDIKGSNLLIDNNGALKIADFGLANFFDNQQSVPLTSRVVTLWYRPPELLLGASHYGAAVDLWSTGCILGELYVAKPIMPGRTEVEQLHKIFKLCGSPTADYWKKTKLSYSAVFKPVQPYKRRIGERFKELPPSAVGLLETLLSIDPSLRGTAAGALESEFFTTKPFACDPLTLPTYPPSKEIDAKLREEEAKRQPTANGSKERQAAPADDANAKLARSMQQGKQTSSNPKSQSDRFNPQKVAASGFRNDPPKASQAVKETVNNHLENLSERFSANEDLSETFSHSVPLALGVGCAKSGMKYDDISIGLNRADISNLAASRSVVSGDARDAAHQVERRARLLDEHSRKQDGKYLTQNYTGSHQFESGRTSLKEANMNGHDYEGNKIYFSGSLLVQSSKVDQMLKDHDRQIQEAARRARLEKARAGQAQARGM is encoded by the exons ATGGGTTGTGTTTGTGGGAAAGCTTCTCCGTCTGTCAAAGATAGGCGAGATGGCCAAAAGACGAGAGAATTAGCTAAAGGTGCATCAACTGTGGTGTCAAAGAGAAGAGAAAGTTTCAGGGTGAAGGAGAAGTTGGAAAATGGGGATGCTGAGGTTGGTTCTTTCGGTAGGAAAG GATATGGAGTTGTCCCGAAAGCCATGGAGGCGGAGTTGATTGCTGCCGGATGGCCTTCTTCGCTTGCTTCTGTGGCCGGTGAAGCTATTAACGGATGGCTTCCACGCAAGGCTGATACTTTTGAGAAATTAGACAAG ATTGGCCAAGGAACTTATAGTAGCGTATACAAGGCACGTGACCTGGTTAATGATAAAGTTGTTGCGCTCAAAAGAGTGAGGTTTGATAAAATGGATTCCGAAAGTATAAAATTTATGGCAAGGGAGATTGTTATTCTGCGGAGGCTTGATCATCCAAATATCATCAAATTGGAAGGTTTAGTTGTATCAAGAGCATCTTGTAGTCTGTACCTTGTCTTCGAGTACATGGAACACGATCTTACTGGATTGGCGTCTCTTCCCGGTATTAAATTTACAGAGCCGCAG GTTAAATGTTACATGCGACAGCTTTTAAGTGGACTTGATCATTGCCATAATCGAGGTGTTCTGCATCGGGATATCAAGGGTTCTAATCTTCTAATTGACAATAATGGCGCTTTAAAGATTGCAGATTTTGGGTTGGCGAACTTTTTCGATAACCAGCAAAGTGTTCCATTAACAAGCCGTGTTGTGACTCTTTGGTATCGACCGCCAGAGCTATTACTTGGAGCAAGTCATTATGGAGCTGCAGTAGACTTGTGGAGTACTGGCTGTATACTTGGAGAATTATATGTCGCCAAGCCTATAATGCCCGGTAGGACAGAG GTGGAGCAACTACATAAAATCTTTAAGCTTTGTGGTTCGCCAACTGCGGATTATTGGAAAAAAACAAAACTATCTTATTCAGCAGTATTTAAACCTGTACAGCCTTACAAACGGCGTATTGGGGAAAGATTTAAGGAGCTTCCTCCATCTGCTGTCGGATTACTGGAGACACTACTTTCTATCGATCCTTCACTTAGAGGAACAGCAGCTGGTGCTCTTGAGAGTGAG TTCTTCACCACAAAGCCATTTGCTTGTGATCCTTTAACTTTGCCGACATATCCTCCCAGCAAGGAAATTGATGCAAAATTGCGGGAAGAGGAAGCTAAAAG GCAACCCACTGCAAATGGATCAAAAGAACGTCAGGCAGCTCCAGCAGATGATGCTAATGCCAAGTTGGCAAGGTCAATGCAG CAGGGGAAGCAGACCAGTTCCAATCCTAAGAGCCAAAGTGATCGGTTCAATCCCCAGAAGGTAGCTGCTTCTGGCTTTCGAAATGATCCACCTAAAGCATCACAAGCAGTGAAAGAAACTGTCAACAATCACCTCGAGAATCTTTCAGAGAGATTTTCAGCCAACGAGGATCTCTCGGAGACATTTTCTCATTCAGTCCCTCTGGCTCTAGGGGTTGGGTGCGCAAAATCTGGGATGAAATATGATGATATTTCTATTGGTCTGAATAGAGCCGACATATCGAACTTAGCAGCATCCAGGTCCGTTGTGTCTGGAGATGCTCGAGATGCAGCCCATCAAGTAGAAAGGCGAGCGCGGTTGCTAGATGAACATTCGAGGAAGCAGGACGGGAAGTATCTCACGCAGAACTATACGGGTTCTCATCAATTTGAAAGTGGAAGGACCAGTTTGAAGGAGGCAAATATG AACGGCCATGATTACGAGGGAAACAAGATCTATTTTTCTGGTTCACTACTAGTTCAATCAAGTAAAGTAGATCAAATGCTTAAAGACCATGATCGTCAGATCCAGGAAGCTGCACGACGAGCGAGGCTGGAGAAGGCAAGAGCAGGTCAAGCTCAGGCTCGAGGAATGTGA
- the LOC104210065 gene encoding probable serine/threonine-protein kinase At1g09600 isoform X4 has product MEAELIAAGWPSSLASVAGEAINGWLPRKADTFEKLDKIGQGTYSSVYKARDLVNDKVVALKRVRFDKMDSESIKFMAREIVILRRLDHPNIIKLEGLVVSRASCSLYLVFEYMEHDLTGLASLPGIKFTEPQVKCYMRQLLSGLDHCHNRGVLHRDIKGSNLLIDNNGALKIADFGLANFFDNQQSVPLTSRVVTLWYRPPELLLGASHYGAAVDLWSTGCILGELYVAKPIMPGRTEVEQLHKIFKLCGSPTADYWKKTKLSYSAVFKPVQPYKRRIGERFKELPPSAVGLLETLLSIDPSLRGTAAGALESEFFTTKPFACDPLTLPTYPPSKEIDAKLREEEAKRQPTANGSKERQAAPADDANAKLARSMQQGKQTSSNPKSQSDRFNPQKVAASGFRNDPPKASQAVKETVNNHLENLSERFSANEDLSETFSHSVPLALGVGCAKSGMKYDDISIGLNRADISNLAASRSVVSGDARDAAHQVERRARLLDEHSRKQDGKYLTQNYTGSHQFESGRTSLKEANMNGHDYEGNKIYFSGSLLVQSSKVDQMLKDHDRQIQEAARRARLEKARAGQAQARGM; this is encoded by the exons ATGGAGGCGGAGTTGATTGCTGCCGGATGGCCTTCTTCGCTTGCTTCTGTGGCCGGTGAAGCTATTAACGGATGGCTTCCACGCAAGGCTGATACTTTTGAGAAATTAGACAAG ATTGGCCAAGGAACTTATAGTAGCGTATACAAGGCACGTGACCTGGTTAATGATAAAGTTGTTGCGCTCAAAAGAGTGAGGTTTGATAAAATGGATTCCGAAAGTATAAAATTTATGGCAAGGGAGATTGTTATTCTGCGGAGGCTTGATCATCCAAATATCATCAAATTGGAAGGTTTAGTTGTATCAAGAGCATCTTGTAGTCTGTACCTTGTCTTCGAGTACATGGAACACGATCTTACTGGATTGGCGTCTCTTCCCGGTATTAAATTTACAGAGCCGCAG GTTAAATGTTACATGCGACAGCTTTTAAGTGGACTTGATCATTGCCATAATCGAGGTGTTCTGCATCGGGATATCAAGGGTTCTAATCTTCTAATTGACAATAATGGCGCTTTAAAGATTGCAGATTTTGGGTTGGCGAACTTTTTCGATAACCAGCAAAGTGTTCCATTAACAAGCCGTGTTGTGACTCTTTGGTATCGACCGCCAGAGCTATTACTTGGAGCAAGTCATTATGGAGCTGCAGTAGACTTGTGGAGTACTGGCTGTATACTTGGAGAATTATATGTCGCCAAGCCTATAATGCCCGGTAGGACAGAG GTGGAGCAACTACATAAAATCTTTAAGCTTTGTGGTTCGCCAACTGCGGATTATTGGAAAAAAACAAAACTATCTTATTCAGCAGTATTTAAACCTGTACAGCCTTACAAACGGCGTATTGGGGAAAGATTTAAGGAGCTTCCTCCATCTGCTGTCGGATTACTGGAGACACTACTTTCTATCGATCCTTCACTTAGAGGAACAGCAGCTGGTGCTCTTGAGAGTGAG TTCTTCACCACAAAGCCATTTGCTTGTGATCCTTTAACTTTGCCGACATATCCTCCCAGCAAGGAAATTGATGCAAAATTGCGGGAAGAGGAAGCTAAAAG GCAACCCACTGCAAATGGATCAAAAGAACGTCAGGCAGCTCCAGCAGATGATGCTAATGCCAAGTTGGCAAGGTCAATGCAG CAGGGGAAGCAGACCAGTTCCAATCCTAAGAGCCAAAGTGATCGGTTCAATCCCCAGAAGGTAGCTGCTTCTGGCTTTCGAAATGATCCACCTAAAGCATCACAAGCAGTGAAAGAAACTGTCAACAATCACCTCGAGAATCTTTCAGAGAGATTTTCAGCCAACGAGGATCTCTCGGAGACATTTTCTCATTCAGTCCCTCTGGCTCTAGGGGTTGGGTGCGCAAAATCTGGGATGAAATATGATGATATTTCTATTGGTCTGAATAGAGCCGACATATCGAACTTAGCAGCATCCAGGTCCGTTGTGTCTGGAGATGCTCGAGATGCAGCCCATCAAGTAGAAAGGCGAGCGCGGTTGCTAGATGAACATTCGAGGAAGCAGGACGGGAAGTATCTCACGCAGAACTATACGGGTTCTCATCAATTTGAAAGTGGAAGGACCAGTTTGAAGGAGGCAAATATG AACGGCCATGATTACGAGGGAAACAAGATCTATTTTTCTGGTTCACTACTAGTTCAATCAAGTAAAGTAGATCAAATGCTTAAAGACCATGATCGTCAGATCCAGGAAGCTGCACGACGAGCGAGGCTGGAGAAGGCAAGAGCAGGTCAAGCTCAGGCTCGAGGAATGTGA
- the LOC104210065 gene encoding probable serine/threonine-protein kinase At1g54610 isoform X2, whose product MGCVCGKASPSVKDRRDGQKTRELAKGASTVVSKRRESFRVKEKLENGDAEVGSFGRKGNGSKRVGDDHYVKIKQKLEVSVNSFAGYGVVPKAMEAELIAAGWPSSLASVAGEAINGWLPRKADTFEKLDKIGQGTYSSVYKARDLVNDKVVALKRVRFDKMDSESIKFMAREIVILRRLDHPNIIKLEGLVVSRASCSLYLVFEYMEHDLTGLASLPGIKFTEPQVKCYMRQLLSGLDHCHNRGVLHRDIKGSNLLIDNNGALKIADFGLANFFDNQQSVPLTSRVVTLWYRPPELLLGASHYGAAVDLWSTGCILGELYVAKPIMPGRTEVEQLHKIFKLCGSPTADYWKKTKLSYSAVFKPVQPYKRRIGERFKELPPSAVGLLETLLSIDPSLRGTAAGALESEFFTTKPFACDPLTLPTYPPSKEIDAKLREEEAKRQPTANGSKERQAAPADDANAKLARSMQGKQTSSNPKSQSDRFNPQKVAASGFRNDPPKASQAVKETVNNHLENLSERFSANEDLSETFSHSVPLALGVGCAKSGMKYDDISIGLNRADISNLAASRSVVSGDARDAAHQVERRARLLDEHSRKQDGKYLTQNYTGSHQFESGRTSLKEANMNGHDYEGNKIYFSGSLLVQSSKVDQMLKDHDRQIQEAARRARLEKARAGQAQARGM is encoded by the exons ATGGGTTGTGTTTGTGGGAAAGCTTCTCCGTCTGTCAAAGATAGGCGAGATGGCCAAAAGACGAGAGAATTAGCTAAAGGTGCATCAACTGTGGTGTCAAAGAGAAGAGAAAGTTTCAGGGTGAAGGAGAAGTTGGAAAATGGGGATGCTGAGGTTGGTTCTTTCGGTAGGAAAGGTAATGGATCTAAAAGGGTCGGGGACGATCACtatgtgaaaataaagcaaaagcTTGAAGTTTCTGTGAATAGTTTTGCAGGATATGGAGTTGTCCCGAAAGCCATGGAGGCGGAGTTGATTGCTGCCGGATGGCCTTCTTCGCTTGCTTCTGTGGCCGGTGAAGCTATTAACGGATGGCTTCCACGCAAGGCTGATACTTTTGAGAAATTAGACAAG ATTGGCCAAGGAACTTATAGTAGCGTATACAAGGCACGTGACCTGGTTAATGATAAAGTTGTTGCGCTCAAAAGAGTGAGGTTTGATAAAATGGATTCCGAAAGTATAAAATTTATGGCAAGGGAGATTGTTATTCTGCGGAGGCTTGATCATCCAAATATCATCAAATTGGAAGGTTTAGTTGTATCAAGAGCATCTTGTAGTCTGTACCTTGTCTTCGAGTACATGGAACACGATCTTACTGGATTGGCGTCTCTTCCCGGTATTAAATTTACAGAGCCGCAG GTTAAATGTTACATGCGACAGCTTTTAAGTGGACTTGATCATTGCCATAATCGAGGTGTTCTGCATCGGGATATCAAGGGTTCTAATCTTCTAATTGACAATAATGGCGCTTTAAAGATTGCAGATTTTGGGTTGGCGAACTTTTTCGATAACCAGCAAAGTGTTCCATTAACAAGCCGTGTTGTGACTCTTTGGTATCGACCGCCAGAGCTATTACTTGGAGCAAGTCATTATGGAGCTGCAGTAGACTTGTGGAGTACTGGCTGTATACTTGGAGAATTATATGTCGCCAAGCCTATAATGCCCGGTAGGACAGAG GTGGAGCAACTACATAAAATCTTTAAGCTTTGTGGTTCGCCAACTGCGGATTATTGGAAAAAAACAAAACTATCTTATTCAGCAGTATTTAAACCTGTACAGCCTTACAAACGGCGTATTGGGGAAAGATTTAAGGAGCTTCCTCCATCTGCTGTCGGATTACTGGAGACACTACTTTCTATCGATCCTTCACTTAGAGGAACAGCAGCTGGTGCTCTTGAGAGTGAG TTCTTCACCACAAAGCCATTTGCTTGTGATCCTTTAACTTTGCCGACATATCCTCCCAGCAAGGAAATTGATGCAAAATTGCGGGAAGAGGAAGCTAAAAG GCAACCCACTGCAAATGGATCAAAAGAACGTCAGGCAGCTCCAGCAGATGATGCTAATGCCAAGTTGGCAAGGTCAATGCAG GGGAAGCAGACCAGTTCCAATCCTAAGAGCCAAAGTGATCGGTTCAATCCCCAGAAGGTAGCTGCTTCTGGCTTTCGAAATGATCCACCTAAAGCATCACAAGCAGTGAAAGAAACTGTCAACAATCACCTCGAGAATCTTTCAGAGAGATTTTCAGCCAACGAGGATCTCTCGGAGACATTTTCTCATTCAGTCCCTCTGGCTCTAGGGGTTGGGTGCGCAAAATCTGGGATGAAATATGATGATATTTCTATTGGTCTGAATAGAGCCGACATATCGAACTTAGCAGCATCCAGGTCCGTTGTGTCTGGAGATGCTCGAGATGCAGCCCATCAAGTAGAAAGGCGAGCGCGGTTGCTAGATGAACATTCGAGGAAGCAGGACGGGAAGTATCTCACGCAGAACTATACGGGTTCTCATCAATTTGAAAGTGGAAGGACCAGTTTGAAGGAGGCAAATATG AACGGCCATGATTACGAGGGAAACAAGATCTATTTTTCTGGTTCACTACTAGTTCAATCAAGTAAAGTAGATCAAATGCTTAAAGACCATGATCGTCAGATCCAGGAAGCTGCACGACGAGCGAGGCTGGAGAAGGCAAGAGCAGGTCAAGCTCAGGCTCGAGGAATGTGA